The following proteins come from a genomic window of Maniola jurtina chromosome 15, ilManJurt1.1, whole genome shotgun sequence:
- the LOC123872730 gene encoding myosin heavy chain, muscle isoform X37 has translation MPKAAVQEGEDPDPTPYLFVSLEQKRIDQSKPYDGKKACWVPDEKEGFVQGEIKATKGDLVTVTLPGGETKDFKKDLVGQVNPPKYEKCEDMSNLTYLNDASVLYNLKQRYYHKLIYTYSGLFCVAINPYKRFPVYTFRCAKLYRGKRRSEVPPHIFAISDGAYVNMLTNHENQSMLITGESGAGKTENTKKVIAYFATVGASSKKEQTTSDKKGSLEDQVVQTNPVLEAFGNAKTVRNDNSSRFGKFIRIHFGPSGKLAGADIETYLLEKARVISQQALERSYHIFYQMMSGSVKGLKDMCLLSNDIHDYYNVAQGKITIPNVDDGEECLLTDEAFDILGFTQEEKDNVYKITAAVMHMGCMKFKQRGREEQAEADGTEDGEKVAKLLGVDVQDLYKNLLKPRIKVGNEFVTQGRNKDQVTNSVGALCKGMFDRLFKWLVKKCNETLDTKQKRQHFIGVLDIAGFEIFDYNGFEQLCINFTNEKLQQFFNHHMFVLEQEEYKQEGINWTFIDFGMDLLACIDLIEKPMGILSILEEESMFPKATDQTFVEKLNNNHLGKSAPYLKPKPPKPGCQAAHFAIGHYAGNVGYNITGWLEKNKDPLNDTVVDQFKKGQNKLLVEIFADHPGQSGQPDAGGGGKGGRGKKGGGFATVSSAYKEQLNNLMTTLRSTQPHFVRCIIPNELKQAGLIDSHLVMHQLTCNGVLEGIRICRKGFPNRMVYPDFKLRYKILAPQAVEKESDPKKIAQVILDATGLDVESYRLGHTKVFFRAGVLGQMEELRDDRLSKIISWLQAYIRGYLSRKDFKKLQEQRLALQVVQRNLRKYLQLRTWPWWKLWQRVKPLLNVSRIEDEIAKLEEKAQKAQEAFEKEEKLRKEVEALNAKLLEEKANLLASLEGEKGSLSEIQDRANKLQAQKADVESQLRDTQDRLTQEEDARNQLFQAKKKLEQEVSGLKKDVEDLELSVQKSEQDKATKDHQIRNLNDEIAHQDELINKLNKEKKMQGESNQKTAEELQAAEDKVNHLNKVKQKLEQTLDELEDSLEREKKLRGDVEKQRRKVEGDLKLTQEAVADLERNKKELEQTVQRKDKEISSLTAKLEDEQSLVSKTQKQIKELQARIEELEEEVESERQARAKAEKQRADLARELEELGERLEEAGGATSAQIELNKKREAELSKLRRDLEEANIQHESTLANLRKKHNDAVAEMGEQLDQLNKLKSKAEHDRASCYNELNNTRAAIDQVAREKAASEKIIKQLQHQLNEVQNKADEANRTLNDLDAAKKKLSIENSDLLRQLEEAESQVSQLSKIKVSLTTQLEDTKRLADEEARERATLLGKFRNLEHDLDNIREQVEEEAEGKADLQRQLSKANAEAQLWRSKYESEGVARSEELEEAKRKLQARLAEAEETIESLNQKVVALEKTKQRLATEVEDLQLEVDRATAIANAAEKKQKAFDKIIGEWKLKVDDLAAELDASQKECRNYSTELFRLKGAYEEGQEQLEAVRRENKNLADEVKDLLDQIGEGGRNIHEIEKARKRLEAEKDELQAALEEAEAALEQEENKVLRAQLELSQVRQEIDRRIQEKEEEFENTRKNHQRALDSMQASLEAEAKGKAEALRMKKKLEADINELEIALDHANKANAEAQKNIKRYQGQIKDLQTALEEEQRARDDAREQLGISERRANALQNELEESRTLLEQADRARRQAEQELGDAHEQLNDLSAQNGSLSAAKRKLESELQTLHSDLDELLNEAKNSEEKAKKAMVDAARLADELRAEQEHAQTQEKLRKALEQQIKELQVRLDEAEANALKGGKKAIQKLEQRVRELENELDGEQRRHADAQKNLRKAERRIKELTFQGEEDRKNHERMQDLVDKLQQKIKTYKRQIEEAEEIAALNLAKFRKAQQELEEAEERADLAEQAISKFRGKGRAGSAARGVSPAPRSRPAFDGFGTFPPRFDLGPENDF, from the exons CAACCACGAGAATCAATCTATGTTGattac CGGTGAGTCTGGTGCTGGTAAGACTGAGAACACGAAAAAGGTAATCGCGTACTTCGCCACCGTCGGTGCCTCCTCGAAGAAGGAGCAGACCACCAGCGACAAGAAGGGATCTCTGGAAGACCAGGTCGTACAAACTAACCCTGTGCTTGAAGCCTTCGGTAACGCCAAGACTGTCCGTAACGACAACTCCTCCCGTTTC GGTAAATTCATCCGTATTCACTTCGGACCCTCTGGAAAACTGGCTGGTGCCGATATTGAGAcct ATCTGCTAGAGAAGGCCCGTGTCATCTCCCAACAGGCGCTCGAGCGTTCTTACCACATCTTCTACCAGATGATGTCTGGCTCCGTCAAAGGACTTAAAG ACATGTGTTTGTTGTCAAACGACATTCACGATTACTATAACGTCGCCCAGGGTAAGATTACGATCCCCAACGTCGATGATGGTGAGGAATGCCTCTTGACAGAC GAAGCCTTCGACATCCTGGGCTTCACCCAGGAAGAGAAGGACAACGTATACAAGATCACCGCCGCTGTCATGCACATGGGCTGCATGAAGTTCAAGCAGAGGGGTCGCGAGGAACAGGCTGAGGCCGACGGCACTGAG GACGGCGAGAAAGTCGCCAAGCTCCTCGGTGTGGACGTCCAGGACTTGTACAAGAACCTGTTGAAGCCCCGCATCAAGGTCGGAAACGAGTTCGTGACCCAGGGTCGTAACAAGGACCAGGTCACCAACTCCGTGGGTGCTCTTTGCAAGGGCATGTTCGATCGTCTCTTCAAGTGGCTCGTCAAGAAGTGTAACGAGACCCTAGACACCAAGCAGAAGAGGCAGCACTTCATCGGTGTACTGGATATTGCTGGTTTCGAAATCTTCGAC TACAACGGTTTCGAGCAACTCTGCATTAACTTCACGAATGAGAAGCTGCAACAATTCTTTAACCACCACATGTTCGTCCTCGAACAAGAGGAGTACAAGCAGGAGGGCATCAACTGGACCTTCATCGATTTCGGGATGGACTTGCTCGCTTGTATCGATCTGATCGAAAAG CCTATGGGTATCCTCTCAATTCTTGAGGAAGAGTCTATGTTCCCGAAAGCCACTGATCAGACGTTCGTGGAGAAGTTGAACAACAACCACTTGGGCAAGTCTGCTCCTTACTTGAAGCCCAAGCCCCCCAAGCCTGGTTGCCAAGCCGCTCACTTCGCTATTGGTCATTACGCCGGTAAT GTCGGTTACAACATCACTGGCTGGCTTGAGAAGAACAAGGACCCTCTTAACGACACCGTAGTCGACCAGTTCAAGAAGGGCCAGAACAAACTGTTGGTAGAGATCTTCGCTGACCATCCTGGACAGTCCGGCCAGCCTGATGCCGGTGGCGGCGGCAAGG GAGGTCGCGGTAAGAAGGGCGGTGGTTTTGCTACTGTCTCTTCCGCATACAAG GAACAACTGAACAACTTGATGACAACGCTGAGGTCGACACAGCCTCACTTCGTGCGTTGTATCATTCCCAATGAATTGAAGCAGGCCG GTCTCATCGACTCTCACCTTGTGATGCACCAGCTCACCTGTAACGGTGTGCTGGAAGGCATCCGTATTTGCCGTAAAGGTTTCCCCAACAGGATGGTCTACCCTGACTTCAAGCTCCG CTACAAGATCCTCGCTCCTCAAGCTGTGGAAAAGGAATCTGACCCCAAGAAAATCGCTCAAGTCATCTTGGATGCCACAGGCTTGGATGTCGAGTCCTATCGTCTGGGCCACACCAAG GTATTCTTCCGCGCCGGTGTCCTGGGTCAGATGGAAGAGTTGCGTGATGACAGGCTCTCCAAGATCATATCTTGGCTCCAGGCCTACATCCGTGGTTACCTCTCCAGGAAGGACTTCAAGAAACTGCAAGAACAGAG ATTGGCCCTCCAAGTCGTCCAGCGCAACTTGCGCAAGTACCTCCAGCTGCGCACCTGGCCCTGGTGGAAGCTGTGGCAGAGGGTCAAGCCCCTGCTCAACGTCTCCCGCATCGAGGACGAGATCGCG AAACTGGAAGAGAAGGCACAGAAGGCCCAGGAAGCCTTCGAGAAGGAAGAGAAGCTTCGCAAGGAAGTCGAGGCCCTCAACGCCAAACTCCTCGAAGAGAAGGCAAACCTTCTGGCTTCTCTCGAAGGCGAGAAGGGCTCGCTCTCTGAAATCCAGGACCGCGCCAACAAGCTCCAGGCGCAGAAGGCTGACGTCGAGAGCCAACTTCGG GACACACAAGACCGCCTAACTCAAGAGGAGGATGCCCGTAACCAACTCTTCCAAGCCAAGAAGAAGTTGGAACAGGAAGTGTCCGGCTTGAAGAAGGATGTAGAAGATCTCGAACTTTCCGTCCAGAAGTCCGAACAAGACAAGGCCACCAAGGATCACCAGATCCGCAACTTGAACGATGAGATCGCCCACCAGGACGAGCTCATCAACAAGCTCAACAAGGAGAAGAAGATGCAAGGCGAGAGCAACCAGAAGACCGCGGAAGAGCTGCAAGCGGCTGAGGACAAGGTCAACCACCTCAACAAGGTCAAGCAGAAGCTCGAGCAGACCCTCGACGAGCTCGAGGACTCCTTGGAGCGCGAGAAGAAACTGCGTGGTGACGTCGAGAAGCAGAGGAGGAAGGTCGAGGGTGACCTCAAGCTCACCCAGGAAGCCGTCGCCGACCTCGAACGCAACAAGAAGGAGCTCGAACAGACCGTCCAGCGCAAGGACAAGGAAATCTCTTCCCTCACCGCCAAGCTCGAGGACGAACAGTCTCTCGTCAGCAAGACCCAGAAACAGATCAAGGAACTGCAAGCCCGCATCGAGGAATTGGAAGAGGAAGTCGAATCCGAACGCCAGGCCCGCGCTAAAGCCGAGAAGCAACGCGCCGATCTCGCTCGAGAACTCGAGGAGCTCGGTGAGCGTCTCGAGGAAGCCGGCGGCGCCACCTCTGCTCAGATCGAACTCAACAAGAAGCGCGAGGCTGAGCTCAGCAAACTCCGCCGCGACTTGGAAGAGGCCAACATCCAGCACGAGTCCACCCTCGCCAACCTCCGCAAGAAGCACAACGATGCCGTTGCTGAGATGGGCGAGCAGCTCGACCAGCTCAACAAACTTAAGTCCAA GGCTGAACATGATCGCGCGTCTTGCTACAACGAGCTTAACAACACACGCGCGGCCATTGACCAAGTCGCGAGAGAGAAG GCTGCCTCAGAAAAGATCATCAAGCAACTCCAACACCAGCTCAACGAGGTCCAGAACAAGGCTGATGAAGCTAACCGCACCCTCAATGACCTGGATGCCGCCAAGAAGAAGTTGTCCATCGAGAACTCTGACCTGCTCCGCCAGTTGGAGGAGGCCGAGTCCCAGGTGTCGCAGCTCTCCAAGATCAAGGTGTCGCTCACCACACAGTTGGAAGACACCAAGAGGCTCGCTGACGAAGAGGCCAGG gaACGCGCCACACTTCTTGGCAAGTTCCGTAACCTTGAACACGACTTGGACAACATCCGTGAGCAAGTGGAAGAGGAAGCCGAAGGCAAGGCTGACTTACAACGCCAGCTTTCCAAGGCTAACGCTGAAGCTCAATTATGGCGCTCCAAGTACGAGTCTGAGGGTGTCGCTCGCTCTGAGGAACTCGAGGAGGCCAAGCGCAAGCTCCAGGCCCGCCTCGCCGAAGCAGAGGAGACCATTGAATCCCTCAACCAGAAGGTCGTTGCCCTCGAAAAGACCAAGCAGCGTCTCGCTACCGAAGTGGAGGACCTGCAGCTCGAGGTCGACCGTGCCACCGCCATTGCCAATGCCGCTGAGAAGAAGCAAAAGGCCTTCGACAAAATCATTGGTGAATGGAAGCTCAAGGTTGACGACCTTGCCGCTGAACTCGATGCCAGCCAGAAGGAATGCCGCAACTACTCCACCGAACTGTTCCGCCTCAAGGGAGCTTACGAAGAAGGCCAGGAACAACTCGAGGCTGTCCGCCGCGAGAACAAAAACCTTGCCGACGAAGTTAAAGATTTACTGGACCAGATCGGTGAGGGTGGCCGCAACATTCACGAAATCGAGAAGGCCAGGAAGCGTCTCGAAGCCGAGAAGGACGAGCTCCAGGCTGCCCTCGAGGAGGCCGAAGCGGCCCTCGAACAGGAGGAGAACAAGGTCCTGCGTGCTCAGCTCGAGCTGTCCCAGGTCAGACAGGAGATTGACAGGAGGATCCAGGAGAAGGAAGAGGAATTCGAAAACACCCGCAAGAACCACCAACGCGCATTGGACTCCATGCAGGCTTCCCTCGAAGCCGAGGCTAAGGGCAAGGCGGAGGCCCTGCGCATGAAGAAGAAGCTCGAGGCTGACATCAATGAACTTGAAATCGCCCTCGACCATGCCAACAAGGCTAACGCTGAGGCTCAGAAGAACATCAAACGCTACCAGGGTCAAATCAAGGACCTCCAGACCGCATTAGAAGAGGAACAGCGTGCCCGTGACGATGCCCGCGAGCAGCTCGGTATCTCAGAGCGTCGCGCCAACGCCCTCCAGAACGAACTTGAGGAATCTCGTACACTTCTGGAACAGGCCGACCGCGCTCGTCGCCAGGCTGAACAGGAACTCGGCGATGCTCACGAACAGCTCAACGATCTCTCTGCACAGAACGGCTCACTCTCCGCTGCCAAGAGGAAACTCGAATCCGAACTCCAGACCCTACACTCCGACCTCGACGAGCTCCTCAACGAGGCTAAGAACTCCGAAGAGAAGGCGAAGAAGGCCATGGTGGACGCCGCCAGGCTCGCCGACGAGCTCCGCGCTGAGCAGGAGCACGCCCAGACACAGGAGAAACTCCGCAAAGCCCTCGAACAACAGATCAAGGAACTGCAGGTCAGGCTCGACGAGGCCGAGGCGAACGCGCTCAAGGGAGGCAAGAAGGCCATCCAGAAACTCGAACAGAGGGTACGAGAGCTGGAGAACGAGCTCGACGGTGAACAGAGAAGACACGCAGACGCACAGAAGAACCTGCGTAAGGCCGAGAGGCGTATCAAGGAACTGACTTTCCAGGGTGAGGAGGACCGCAAGAACCACGAGCGTATGCAGGACCTCGTCGACAAACTTCAGCAGAAGATCAAGACCTACAAGAGGCAGATCGAGGAAGCCGAAGAAATTGCCGCCCTCAACTTGGCCAAGTTCCGCAAGGCGCAACAGGAATTAGAGGAAGCCGAAGAAAGGGCAGACCTTGCCGAACAAGCGATCAGCAAATTCCGTGGCAAGGGACGCGCGGGATCCGCAGCGAGAGGAGTCAGTCCGGCG
- the LOC123872730 gene encoding myosin heavy chain, muscle isoform X41, which translates to MPKAAVQEGEDPDPTPYLFVSLEQKRIDQSKPYDGKKACWVPDEKEGFVQGEIKATKGDLVTVTLPGGEERTVKKELVGQVNPPKFEKVEDMADLTYLNEAAVLHNLRQRYYSKLIYTYSGLFCVAINPYKRFPVYTFRCAKLYRGKRRSEVPPHIFAISDGAYVNMLTNHENQSMLITGESGAGKTENTKKVIAYFATVGASSKKEQTTSDKKGSLEDQVVQTNPVLEAFGNAKTVRNDNSSRFGKFIRIHFGPSGKLAGADIETYLLEKARVISQQALERSYHIFYQMMSGSVKGLKDMCLLSNNVHDYNIVSQGKTTIPNVDDGEECLLTDEAFDILGFTQEEKDNVYKITAAVMHMGCMKFKQRGREEQAEADGTEDGEKVAKLLGVDVQDLYKNLLKPRIKVGNEFVTQGRNKDQVTNSVGALCKGMFDRLFKWLVKKCNETLDTKQKRQHFIGVLDIAGFEIFDFNGFEQLCINFTNEKLQQFFNHHMFVLEQEEYQREGIEWTFIDFGMDLQNCIDLIEKPMGILSILEEESMFPKATDQTFVEKLNNNHLGKSAPYLKPKPPKPGCQAAHFAIGHYAGNVGYNITGWLEKNKDPLNDTVVDQFKKGQNKLLVEIFADHPGQSGQPDAGGGGKGGRGKKGGGFATVSSAYKEQLNNLMTTLRSTQPHFVRCIIPNELKQAGLIDSHLVMHQLTCNGVLEGIRICRKGFPNRMVYPDFKLRYKILCPNLVKDPITPEKATEKILEHTGLDAESFRLGKTKVFFRAGVLGQMEELRDDRLSKIISWLQAYIRGYLSRKDFKKLQEQRLALQVVQRNLRKYLQLRTWPWWKLWQRVKPLLNVSRIEDEIAKLEEKAQKAQEAFEKEEKLRKEVEALNAKLLEEKANLLASLEGEKGSLSEIQDRANKLQAQKADVESQLRDTQDRLTQEEDARNQLFQAKKKLEQEVSGLKKDVEDLELSVQKSEQDKATKDHQIRNLNDEIAHQDELINKLNKEKKMQGESNQKTAEELQAAEDKVNHLNKVKQKLEQTLDELEDSLEREKKLRGDVEKQRRKVEGDLKLTQEAVADLERNKKELEQTVQRKDKEISSLTAKLEDEQSLVSKTQKQIKELQARIEELEEEVESERQARAKAEKQRADLARELEELGERLEEAGGATSAQIELNKKREAELSKLRRDLEEANIQHESTLANLRKKHNDAVAEMGEQLDQLNKLKSKAEKERAQYFSEVNDLRAGIDHLSNEKAASEKIIKQLQHQLNEVQNKADEANRTLNDLDAAKKKLSIENSDLLRQLEEAESQVSQLSKIKVSLTTQLEDTKRLADEEARERATLLGKFRNLEHDLDNIREQVEEEAEGKADLQRQLSKANAEAQLWRSKYESEGVARSEELEEAKRKLQARLAEAEETIESLNQKVVALEKTKQRLATEVEDLQLEVDRATAIANAAEKKQKAFDKIIGEWKLKVDDLAAELDASQKECRNYSTELFRLKGAYEEGQEQLEAVRRENKNLADEVKDLLDQIGEGGRNIHEIEKARKRLEAEKDELQAALEEAEAALEQEENKVLRAQLELSQVRQEIDRRIQEKEEEFENTRKNHQRALDSMQASLEAEAKGKAEALRMKKKLEADINELEIALDHANKANAEAQKNIKRYQGQIKDLQTALEEEQRARDDAREQLGISERRANALQNELEESRTLLEQADRARRQAEQELGDAHEQLNDLSAQNGSLSAAKRKLESELQTLHSDLDELLNEAKNSEEKAKKAMVDAARLADELRAEQEHAQTQEKLRKALEQQIKELQVRLDEAEANALKGGKKAIQKLEQRVRELENELDGEQRRHADAQKNLRKAERRIKELTFQGEEDRKNHERMQDLVDKLQQKIKTYKRQIEEAEEIAALNLAKFRKAQQELEEAEERADLAEQAISKFRGKGRAGSAARGVSPAPRSRPAFDGFGTFPPRFDLGPENDF; encoded by the exons CAACCACGAGAATCAATCTATGTTGattac CGGTGAGTCTGGTGCTGGTAAGACTGAGAACACGAAAAAGGTAATCGCGTACTTCGCCACCGTCGGTGCCTCCTCGAAGAAGGAGCAGACCACCAGCGACAAGAAGGGATCTCTGGAAGACCAGGTCGTACAAACTAACCCTGTGCTTGAAGCCTTCGGTAACGCCAAGACTGTCCGTAACGACAACTCCTCCCGTTTC GGTAAATTCATCCGTATTCACTTCGGACCCTCTGGAAAACTGGCTGGTGCCGATATTGAGAcct ATCTGCTAGAGAAGGCCCGTGTCATCTCCCAACAGGCGCTCGAGCGTTCTTACCACATCTTCTACCAGATGATGTCTGGCTCCGTCAAAGGACTTAAAG ACATGTGTCTTCTGTCAAACAACGTACATGACTATAACATCGTATCGCAAGGAAAGACTACCATACCCAACGTAGATGATGGAGAGGAATGTTTGTTGACTGAC GAAGCCTTCGACATCCTGGGCTTCACCCAGGAAGAGAAGGACAACGTATACAAGATCACCGCCGCTGTCATGCACATGGGCTGCATGAAGTTCAAGCAGAGGGGTCGCGAGGAACAGGCTGAGGCCGACGGCACTGAG GACGGCGAGAAAGTCGCCAAGCTCCTCGGTGTGGACGTCCAGGACTTGTACAAGAACCTGTTGAAGCCCCGCATCAAGGTCGGAAACGAGTTCGTGACCCAGGGTCGTAACAAGGACCAGGTCACCAACTCCGTGGGTGCTCTTTGCAAGGGCATGTTCGATCGTCTCTTCAAGTGGCTCGTCAAGAAGTGTAACGAGACCCTAGACACCAAGCAGAAGAGGCAGCACTTCATCGGTGTACTGGATATTGCTGGTTTCGAAATCTTCGAC TTCAACGGTTTTGAGCAACTCTGCATTAATTTCACCAACGAGAAACTGCAGCAGTTCTTTAACCACCACATGTTTGTGTTGGAGCAAGAAGAGTACCAACGTGAAGGCATCGAATGGACCTTCATTGATTTTGGCATGGATCTCCAAAATTGCATTGACCTTATAGAAAAG CCTATGGGTATCCTCTCAATTCTTGAGGAAGAGTCTATGTTCCCGAAAGCCACTGATCAGACGTTCGTGGAGAAGTTGAACAACAACCACTTGGGCAAGTCTGCTCCTTACTTGAAGCCCAAGCCCCCCAAGCCTGGTTGCCAAGCCGCTCACTTCGCTATTGGTCATTACGCCGGTAAT GTCGGTTACAACATCACTGGCTGGCTTGAGAAGAACAAGGACCCTCTTAACGACACCGTAGTCGACCAGTTCAAGAAGGGCCAGAACAAACTGTTGGTAGAGATCTTCGCTGACCATCCTGGACAGTCCGGCCAGCCTGATGCCGGTGGCGGCGGCAAGG GAGGTCGCGGTAAGAAGGGCGGTGGTTTTGCTACTGTCTCTTCCGCATACAAG GAACAACTGAACAACTTGATGACAACGCTGAGGTCGACACAGCCTCACTTCGTGCGTTGTATCATTCCCAATGAATTGAAGCAGGCCG GTCTCATCGACTCTCACCTTGTGATGCACCAGCTCACCTGTAACGGTGTGCTGGAAGGCATCCGTATTTGCCGTAAAGGTTTCCCCAACAGGATGGTCTACCCTGACTTCAAGCTCCG ATACAAAATTCTGTGCCCGAACCTGGTCAAAGATCCAATTACACCAGAGAAAGCCACCGAGAAAATTCTCGAACATACCGGCTTGGATGCGGAGTCTTTCAGGCTCGGGAAAACCAAG GTATTCTTCCGCGCCGGTGTCCTGGGTCAGATGGAAGAGTTGCGTGATGACAGGCTCTCCAAGATCATATCTTGGCTCCAGGCCTACATCCGTGGTTACCTCTCCAGGAAGGACTTCAAGAAACTGCAAGAACAGAG ATTGGCCCTCCAAGTCGTCCAGCGCAACTTGCGCAAGTACCTCCAGCTGCGCACCTGGCCCTGGTGGAAGCTGTGGCAGAGGGTCAAGCCCCTGCTCAACGTCTCCCGCATCGAGGACGAGATCGCG AAACTGGAAGAGAAGGCACAGAAGGCCCAGGAAGCCTTCGAGAAGGAAGAGAAGCTTCGCAAGGAAGTCGAGGCCCTCAACGCCAAACTCCTCGAAGAGAAGGCAAACCTTCTGGCTTCTCTCGAAGGCGAGAAGGGCTCGCTCTCTGAAATCCAGGACCGCGCCAACAAGCTCCAGGCGCAGAAGGCTGACGTCGAGAGCCAACTTCGG GACACACAAGACCGCCTAACTCAAGAGGAGGATGCCCGTAACCAACTCTTCCAAGCCAAGAAGAAGTTGGAACAGGAAGTGTCCGGCTTGAAGAAGGATGTAGAAGATCTCGAACTTTCCGTCCAGAAGTCCGAACAAGACAAGGCCACCAAGGATCACCAGATCCGCAACTTGAACGATGAGATCGCCCACCAGGACGAGCTCATCAACAAGCTCAACAAGGAGAAGAAGATGCAAGGCGAGAGCAACCAGAAGACCGCGGAAGAGCTGCAAGCGGCTGAGGACAAGGTCAACCACCTCAACAAGGTCAAGCAGAAGCTCGAGCAGACCCTCGACGAGCTCGAGGACTCCTTGGAGCGCGAGAAGAAACTGCGTGGTGACGTCGAGAAGCAGAGGAGGAAGGTCGAGGGTGACCTCAAGCTCACCCAGGAAGCCGTCGCCGACCTCGAACGCAACAAGAAGGAGCTCGAACAGACCGTCCAGCGCAAGGACAAGGAAATCTCTTCCCTCACCGCCAAGCTCGAGGACGAACAGTCTCTCGTCAGCAAGACCCAGAAACAGATCAAGGAACTGCAAGCCCGCATCGAGGAATTGGAAGAGGAAGTCGAATCCGAACGCCAGGCCCGCGCTAAAGCCGAGAAGCAACGCGCCGATCTCGCTCGAGAACTCGAGGAGCTCGGTGAGCGTCTCGAGGAAGCCGGCGGCGCCACCTCTGCTCAGATCGAACTCAACAAGAAGCGCGAGGCTGAGCTCAGCAAACTCCGCCGCGACTTGGAAGAGGCCAACATCCAGCACGAGTCCACCCTCGCCAACCTCCGCAAGAAGCACAACGATGCCGTTGCTGAGATGGGCGAGCAGCTCGACCAGCTCAACAAACTTAAGTCCAA GGCTGAGAAAGAACGCGCTCAATACTTTAGCGAAGTCAATGACCTTCGCGCCGGTATCGACCACTTGTCCAACGAAAAG GCTGCCTCAGAAAAGATCATCAAGCAACTCCAACACCAGCTCAACGAGGTCCAGAACAAGGCTGATGAAGCTAACCGCACCCTCAATGACCTGGATGCCGCCAAGAAGAAGTTGTCCATCGAGAACTCTGACCTGCTCCGCCAGTTGGAGGAGGCCGAGTCCCAGGTGTCGCAGCTCTCCAAGATCAAGGTGTCGCTCACCACACAGTTGGAAGACACCAAGAGGCTCGCTGACGAAGAGGCCAGG gaACGCGCCACACTTCTTGGCAAGTTCCGTAACCTTGAACACGACTTGGACAACATCCGTGAGCAAGTGGAAGAGGAAGCCGAAGGCAAGGCTGACTTACAACGCCAGCTTTCCAAGGCTAACGCTGAAGCTCAATTATGGCGCTCCAAGTACGAGTCTGAGGGTGTCGCTCGCTCTGAGGAACTCGAGGAGGCCAAGCGCAAGCTCCAGGCCCGCCTCGCCGAAGCAGAGGAGACCATTGAATCCCTCAACCAGAAGGTCGTTGCCCTCGAAAAGACCAAGCAGCGTCTCGCTACCGAAGTGGAGGACCTGCAGCTCGAGGTCGACCGTGCCACCGCCATTGCCAATGCCGCTGAGAAGAAGCAAAAGGCCTTCGACAAAATCATTGGTGAATGGAAGCTCAAGGTTGACGACCTTGCCGCTGAACTCGATGCCAGCCAGAAGGAATGCCGCAACTACTCCACCGAACTGTTCCGCCTCAAGGGAGCTTACGAAGAAGGCCAGGAACAACTCGAGGCTGTCCGCCGCGAGAACAAAAACCTTGCCGACGAAGTTAAAGATTTACTGGACCAGATCGGTGAGGGTGGCCGCAACATTCACGAAATCGAGAAGGCCAGGAAGCGTCTCGAAGCCGAGAAGGACGAGCTCCAGGCTGCCCTCGAGGAGGCCGAAGCGGCCCTCGAACAGGAGGAGAACAAGGTCCTGCGTGCTCAGCTCGAGCTGTCCCAGGTCAGACAGGAGATTGACAGGAGGATCCAGGAGAAGGAAGAGGAATTCGAAAACACCCGCAAGAACCACCAACGCGCATTGGACTCCATGCAGGCTTCCCTCGAAGCCGAGGCTAAGGGCAAGGCGGAGGCCCTGCGCATGAAGAAGAAGCTCGAGGCTGACATCAATGAACTTGAAATCGCCCTCGACCATGCCAACAAGGCTAACGCTGAGGCTCAGAAGAACATCAAACGCTACCAGGGTCAAATCAAGGACCTCCAGACCGCATTAGAAGAGGAACAGCGTGCCCGTGACGATGCCCGCGAGCAGCTCGGTATCTCAGAGCGTCGCGCCAACGCCCTCCAGAACGAACTTGAGGAATCTCGTACACTTCTGGAACAGGCCGACCGCGCTCGTCGCCAGGCTGAACAGGAACTCGGCGATGCTCACGAACAGCTCAACGATCTCTCTGCACAGAACGGCTCACTCTCCGCTGCCAAGAGGAAACTCGAATCCGAACTCCAGACCCTACACTCCGACCTCGACGAGCTCCTCAACGAGGCTAAGAACTCCGAAGAGAAGGCGAAGAAGGCCATGGTGGACGCCGCCAGGCTCGCCGACGAGCTCCGCGCTGAGCAGGAGCACGCCCAGACACAGGAGAAACTCCGCAAAGCCCTCGAACAACAGATCAAGGAACTGCAGGTCAGGCTCGACGAGGCCGAGGCGAACGCGCTCAAGGGAGGCAAGAAGGCCATCCAGAAACTCGAACAGAGGGTACGAGAGCTGGAGAACGAGCTCGACGGTGAACAGAGAAGACACGCAGACGCACAGAAGAACCTGCGTAAGGCCGAGAGGCGTATCAAGGAACTGACTTTCCAGGGTGAGGAGGACCGCAAGAACCACGAGCGTATGCAGGACCTCGTCGACAAACTTCAGCAGAAGATCAAGACCTACAAGAGGCAGATCGAGGAAGCCGAAGAAATTGCCGCCCTCAACTTGGCCAAGTTCCGCAAGGCGCAACAGGAATTAGAGGAAGCCGAAGAAAGGGCAGACCTTGCCGAACAAGCGATCAGCAAATTCCGTGGCAAGGGACGCGCGGGATCCGCAGCGAGAGGAGTCAGTCCGGCG